One genomic region from Amia ocellicauda isolate fAmiCal2 chromosome 4, fAmiCal2.hap1, whole genome shotgun sequence encodes:
- the slc5a12 gene encoding sodium-coupled monocarboxylate transporter 2, with protein sequence MFQDPGVGVFQAWDYVVFAALFVISSGIGVFFAIKERTKNTSKEFLVGGKQMTCVPVALSLTASFMSAVTVLGTPSDVYRFGGSFIIFSIAYTMMVTLTAELFLPIFYRSGITSTYEYLELRFSKAVRMAATLIYIVQTILYTGVVVYAPALALNQVTGFNLWGSIFATGIVCTFYCTLGGLKAVVWSDVFQMVVMLMGFFTVLIQGTIKNGGPVAVWKAAQEGSRLNVFDFDPDPLRRHTFWTISIGGTFTWLGIYGVNQSTIQRCISCKSEKQAKLALYLNLLGLLVILVCAVFSGLVMYTFYAKCDPWTAGFVSAPDQIMAYFVMDILGHMPGLPGLFVACAFSGTLSTVAASINALATVTYEDFIKYWFKNLSERAGTWISKGLCIVFGVACTTMAVAASYMGGIVQAALSIHGMCGGPMLGLFSLGILFPWTNWKGAAGGLLAGITLSFWAGIGGFVYPAPASKMMPLHLNTSGCELRNSSDILTTLAPTMAPERPALADSWYSMSYLYYSAVGWLATVIAGLVITFLTGPTRGGDIKPVLIRPVCNLLCFWSEEYRKACWCGVEHDAADMDLSGDYISTDILAMRREEPTEISKKDGKDSGDDLPGHIAEDRSYTNAGFTKDTDL encoded by the exons ATGTTCCAGGATCCCGGGGTGGGTGTTTTCCAGGCGTGGGATTATGTGGTCTTCGCAGCTTTGTTTGTCATCTCCTCTGGCATCGGGGTCTTCTTCGCCATCAAGGAGAGAACGAAGAACACCTCCAAGGAGTTCCTGGTGGGGGGGAAGCAGATGACATGCGTCCCAGTCGCCCTGTCCCTCACGGCCAGCTTCATGTCTGCAGTGACGGTCCTGGGGACGCCTTCTGATGTGTATCGTTTTGGCGGGTCCTTTATCATCTTCAGTATCGCCTACACCATGATGGTCACGCTCACAGCTGAGCTCTTTCTACCCATCTTCTACAGATCTGGGATTACCAGCACCTATGAG TATTTGGAGCTGAGGTTCAGCAAGGCGGTGAGAATGGCTGCTACGCTCATCTACATCGTGCAGACG ATTCTGTACACGGGGGTGGTGGTGTACGCCCCGGCGCTTGCCCTGAACCAAG TGACTGGCTTCAATCTGTGGGGATCCATATTTGCGACGGGGATAGTTTGTACCTTTTACTGTACACTG GGAGGCCTGAAGGCAGTGGTTTGGTCAGATGTCTTTCAAATGGTGGTGATGCTGATGGGCTTCTTCACGGTTCTGATCCAAGGAACCATCAAAAATGGGGGACCAGTCGCAGTGTGGAAAGCAGCCCAGGAAGGATCCAGGCTGAACGTCTTTGA CTTCGACCCAGACCCTTTGCGGCGCCACACATTCTGGACCATCTCCATCGGCGGAACCTTCACCTGGCTGGGCATCTATGGGGTTAACCAGTCCACCATCCAGCGCTGCATTTCATGCAAATCGGAGAAACAAGCCAAGCT AGCTCTGTATCTGAACCTGCTGGGTCTGCTGGTGATCCTGGTGTGCGCCGTGTTTTCCGGGCTGGTCATGTACACCTTCTACGCGAAGTGCGACCCGTGGACCGCCGGCTTCGTATCGGCGCCTGATCAG ATCATGGCCTACTTCGTCATGGATATCCTCGGACACATGCCTGGACTCCCAGGGCTGTTTGTGGCTTGTGCGTTCAGCGGGACCCTGAG CACTGTGGCTGCGAGCATCAACGCCCTAGCAACGGTGACCTACGAGGACTTCATCAAGTACTGGTTCAAGAACCTGTCTGAGCGAGCGGGAACCTGGATCAGCAAAGGACTGT GTATCGTGTTCGGAGTGGCCTGCACCACCATGGCGGTTGCAGCGTCCTACATGGGGGGCATCGTCCAG GCGGCACTGAGCATCCATGGGATGTGTGGAGGGCCCATGCTGGGACTCTTCTCACTGGGGATTCTTTTTCCCTGGACCAACTGGAAG GGCGCCGCCGGGGGCCTCCTGGCTGGGATAACGCTGTCTTTCTGGGCAGGGATCGGAGGCTTTGTATATCCGGCGCCGGCTTCCAAGATGATGCCTCTGCACCTCAACACCAGTGGATGCGAGCTTCGAAACTCTTCTGACATCCTGACCACCCTGGCACCCACCATGGCCCCCGAACG ACCGGCGCTGGCGGACTCCTGGTATTCCATGTCTTACCTGTACTACAGCGCGGTGGGCTGGCTCGCCACAGTGATCGCAGGCCTGGTGATCACCTTTCTCACCG GTCCCACACGAGGCGGAGACATTAAGCCCGTACTGATCCGGCCCGTGTGCAACCTGCTGTGTTTCTGGTCCGAGGAGTACCGGAAGGCGTGCTGGTGTGGCGTGGAGCATGACGCTGCGGACATG gATCTCAGTGGAGACTACATCTCCACCGACATCCTGGCCATGAGACGAGAGGAACCGACAGAGATCTCGAAGAAGGACGGCAAGGACTCTGGGGACGACCTGCCAGGACACATCGCAGAAGACCGGTCATACACGAACGCTGGCTTCACCAAGGACACGGACCTCTAG